Proteins from a single region of Desulfonatronum thiodismutans:
- a CDS encoding precorrin-8X methylmutase, which yields MTELGPIPLNAAGLDIENESMRIIDAEVPLPRPFGDTEWPVVRRMIHASADFELLDLVRFHTRAVTAGLEALRRGCPVITDTRMAQAGLSPRLYAPLGCEVHCLISDPETLERSRLTDSTRAAAAVDVAAQRFQEAIWVVGNAPTALLRLLELMQGKAVIPNLVIGMPVGFVQAAESKQALLESEGIPFILIHGRKGGSALAAAALNALAGMALARGADQIRNDISPLA from the coding sequence ATGACCGAGTTGGGGCCGATCCCCCTGAATGCCGCCGGGCTGGATATCGAGAACGAGTCCATGCGGATTATCGACGCCGAGGTTCCGCTTCCGAGGCCCTTTGGCGATACCGAGTGGCCGGTAGTCCGGCGGATGATTCACGCCAGCGCGGACTTTGAACTCCTGGACCTGGTTCGGTTTCACACCCGGGCCGTGACCGCCGGGCTGGAAGCCTTGCGTCGAGGTTGCCCGGTGATCACGGACACCCGCATGGCCCAGGCCGGTCTGTCTCCAAGGTTGTACGCTCCCCTCGGGTGCGAGGTGCATTGTCTGATCAGTGACCCTGAAACCCTGGAGCGATCCCGGCTTACCGACTCCACCCGCGCCGCCGCCGCGGTGGACGTGGCGGCCCAGCGTTTTCAAGAGGCCATATGGGTGGTGGGCAACGCGCCAACGGCCCTGCTCCGGCTTCTGGAGTTGATGCAAGGCAAAGCCGTGATTCCGAATTTGGTCATCGGCATGCCGGTGGGGTTTGTCCAGGCCGCGGAGTCCAAACAGGCTTTGCTGGAATCCGAAGGCATCCCCTTCATCCTGATTCACGGCCGCAAAGGCGGTTCGGCCCTGGCTGCCGCGGCCTTGAACGCTCTGGCCGGCATGGCCTTGGCCAGGGGGGCGGATCAGATCCGAAATGATATCTCTCCTCTCGCATAA
- the fliG gene encoding flagellar motor switch protein FliG has product MADKISGTQKTAILLLALGDKCAVDVFKRLDRREITQVSKAMVEMDSVPKEMVEEVLKEFNQVLALGENMLVGSPDRVRKMLQGLDSETAKFVLDSLELDTGPGPFKALESISPKLLAQILRNEHPQTLALILGHLESEQAAGLLQNMTAGVRAEVLIRLARLEAVPADMLEDVGKVLDRQLIAMGGREGRKVGGVSSVAEILNAVERATEEEVLADIEEESTQLAEEIRQLMFVFEDIKTLDDRGIRELLKEVSNDELTLALKGASEDLRTKFFSNLSERAATMIKEDLEIMGPVKLSEVETAQMNVVKVVRRLEAEGRIIITGKGGGDVLL; this is encoded by the coding sequence GTGGCAGATAAAATATCCGGTACGCAGAAGACGGCCATCCTCCTGTTGGCCTTGGGAGACAAGTGCGCCGTGGACGTGTTCAAACGCCTGGATCGTCGCGAGATCACCCAGGTGAGCAAGGCCATGGTGGAGATGGATTCGGTCCCCAAGGAGATGGTCGAGGAGGTGCTCAAGGAGTTCAACCAGGTCCTGGCCCTGGGCGAAAACATGCTGGTCGGCAGCCCGGACCGGGTGCGTAAGATGCTCCAGGGGCTGGACAGTGAAACGGCCAAATTCGTACTTGACTCCTTGGAACTGGACACCGGGCCGGGGCCGTTCAAGGCCTTGGAAAGCATCAGCCCGAAGTTGCTGGCCCAGATTCTGCGCAACGAACACCCTCAGACGCTTGCTTTGATTCTGGGTCACCTGGAGTCGGAGCAGGCCGCCGGACTGCTCCAGAACATGACCGCCGGGGTCCGGGCCGAAGTGCTGATCCGCTTGGCCCGCCTGGAGGCCGTGCCCGCGGACATGCTTGAGGACGTGGGCAAGGTGCTGGATCGGCAATTGATCGCCATGGGCGGTCGTGAAGGGCGGAAAGTCGGCGGCGTGTCGTCGGTGGCCGAGATCCTCAACGCCGTGGAACGCGCCACGGAAGAGGAAGTGCTGGCGGACATCGAAGAGGAATCCACTCAGTTGGCCGAGGAAATCCGACAGCTCATGTTCGTGTTCGAGGACATCAAGACCTTGGACGATCGCGGTATCCGGGAACTGCTCAAGGAGGTCAGCAACGACGAACTGACCCTGGCCTTGAAGGGGGCCAGCGAGGACCTGCGAACCAAGTTCTTTTCCAACCTGTCCGAACGCGCGGCCACCATGATCAAGGAAGATTTGGAAATCATGGGACCGGTCAAACTGTCCGAGGTGGAAACAGCCCAGATGAACGTGGTCAAGGTGGTGCGCCGCCTGGAAGCCGAAGGCCGGATCATCATCACGGGCAAGGGAGGCGGCGATGTCCTTCTCTAG
- the fliF gene encoding flagellar basal-body MS-ring/collar protein FliF, whose product MSPFLENLKAKVLLIWNDSSVSQRIMVGGLAATLVLVFFLLIYWIGRPDYAVLYDRLTPEDASRVSTILQAGKEPYRLADNGQTILVPADRVHELRLRVAGEGALRGPGLGFELFDDVKLGQTDFIQRINYQRALQGELSRTISEFPEVESTRIHLVIPHRSLFIEEQSPPSAAVILTMKQGSRLDNRQVQSVVNLVTSSVEGLTQDHITVSDTTGQVLYQPKSSDTLEGMTNTQLEYKLQLEQNLERRISQMLIPLFGHDQVIAKVNTELDFSRRTIVRELFDPDSAVVRSEQKSDETSIGQSNLEAGVPEPQFQGDGFAGQGTYQESARSQSTTNFEINREEQQIVMPLGELQRLSVAVIVDGTYEPGADGQGHVFVPRSAQELQRIDQLVRNAIGFDGARGDSVEVSSISFGAPEMIPPPSLADVILDYGRQFGKPILNFLLVLLFLLLVVRPVVMAMIRPRVAEQDEGAIDELDGAEAMALEGAETQESEGMLAQRRLEELKQATAELFQKNMEQSVQVLKIWLKEENA is encoded by the coding sequence ATGTCTCCTTTTCTGGAAAATTTGAAAGCCAAGGTCCTGCTAATCTGGAACGATTCCAGCGTTTCCCAGCGCATCATGGTCGGCGGTTTGGCGGCGACCCTGGTTTTGGTTTTTTTCCTGCTTATTTACTGGATCGGTCGTCCGGATTACGCGGTTTTGTACGACCGCCTGACTCCCGAGGACGCCAGTCGGGTGAGCACCATCCTGCAGGCCGGCAAGGAGCCGTACCGGCTGGCGGACAACGGGCAGACCATTTTAGTTCCGGCTGACCGGGTCCATGAACTGCGGTTGCGTGTCGCCGGAGAAGGAGCGTTGCGGGGGCCGGGGTTGGGGTTCGAGTTGTTCGACGACGTCAAGCTCGGCCAGACCGATTTCATCCAGCGCATCAATTATCAGCGGGCTCTGCAGGGCGAGTTGTCCAGAACGATTTCCGAGTTTCCCGAGGTGGAAAGCACCCGGATTCACCTGGTCATCCCGCATCGCAGCCTGTTCATCGAAGAGCAGAGTCCGCCGTCCGCGGCCGTAATTCTGACCATGAAGCAAGGTTCCAGGCTGGACAACCGTCAGGTCCAGAGCGTGGTCAATCTGGTTACGTCCTCAGTGGAAGGGTTGACTCAGGATCACATCACCGTGTCCGACACCACTGGGCAGGTCCTTTACCAGCCCAAGAGTTCGGATACTTTGGAAGGCATGACCAACACCCAGTTGGAGTACAAGCTGCAACTGGAGCAGAACCTGGAACGGCGCATCAGCCAAATGTTGATTCCGCTGTTCGGCCACGATCAGGTCATCGCCAAGGTGAATACGGAACTGGATTTTAGTCGGCGGACCATCGTCAGGGAATTGTTCGATCCGGACAGTGCCGTTGTCCGCAGCGAACAGAAAAGTGACGAAACCAGTATCGGACAATCCAACCTGGAAGCCGGGGTTCCAGAGCCGCAGTTTCAGGGTGACGGCTTTGCCGGGCAGGGTACCTATCAGGAAAGCGCTCGTTCCCAGTCCACGACCAATTTTGAGATCAATCGCGAGGAACAGCAGATTGTCATGCCTCTGGGCGAGTTGCAGCGATTGAGCGTGGCGGTTATCGTCGATGGAACATACGAGCCGGGGGCTGACGGTCAGGGCCATGTCTTCGTGCCGCGCAGCGCCCAGGAACTTCAACGGATCGATCAACTGGTACGTAACGCCATCGGCTTCGACGGAGCCCGGGGCGACAGCGTGGAGGTTTCCAGTATTTCTTTCGGCGCTCCGGAAATGATCCCGCCGCCGAGCCTGGCGGACGTCATCCTGGACTACGGCCGCCAGTTCGGCAAACCGATCCTGAACTTCCTGTTGGTTCTGCTCTTTTTGCTCCTGGTAGTCCGCCCCGTGGTGATGGCCATGATCCGGCCGCGTGTCGCCGAGCAGGACGAGGGTGCGATTGACGAGTTGGATGGGGCGGAAGCGATGGCTCTGGAAGGTGCCGAAACGCAGGAGTCCGAAGGCATGTTGGCTCAGCGCCGCCTGGAAGAACTGAAGCAGGCCACCGCGGAGCTGTTTCAGAAGAACATGGAACAGAGCGTCCAAGTTCTGAAGATCTGGCTGAAAGAGGAGAACGCCTGA
- a CDS encoding cobalt-precorrin-5B (C(1))-methyltransferase has protein sequence MTRRGKVRIGFTTGSSATAAAKAGLLFLVRGERPKHVDIPCPEGHVRLVVPLESLEPKTSPTGVPSVRVTVRKQAGDDPDATHESAISARVHLEPWPRAEVVVRGGKGVGTVTRPGLPVPVGRAAINPGPLRQIQRAVLETLEQLGCSARVHVLVEVARGEELATKTLNPRLGIVGGISILGTRGTVKAFSHAAWKETIIQCLDVALAEGLDTVALSTGGRGQRFLEAALPRLPKTAFIQAGDHPGFAMRQAARRGMHKVIWGGFWGKLVKMAQGRPQTHARLFPVDLPGLANLAASVGVEPVVTEKIARGNTAREALDILRGRAHFAAMTQEVLVKALGHCRIWGRSSVDVELILLDYDGQVLHRAEHKASVSTESRPTSA, from the coding sequence ATGACTCGACGCGGCAAGGTGCGAATCGGCTTCACCACCGGGTCTTCGGCCACGGCCGCGGCAAAGGCCGGGTTGTTGTTTTTGGTACGCGGCGAAAGGCCCAAACACGTCGACATTCCCTGCCCGGAGGGGCATGTGCGGCTGGTGGTCCCGCTGGAAAGTCTGGAGCCGAAAACATCGCCCACCGGTGTCCCCTCGGTTCGGGTCACGGTGCGCAAGCAGGCCGGAGATGATCCCGACGCCACCCACGAGTCGGCCATTTCGGCGCGGGTACATCTGGAGCCGTGGCCTCGGGCCGAGGTGGTGGTCCGGGGAGGAAAAGGGGTGGGGACGGTCACCAGGCCTGGATTGCCCGTGCCCGTGGGCCGGGCGGCCATCAATCCGGGGCCGCTTCGACAGATCCAACGAGCTGTTTTGGAAACCTTGGAGCAACTTGGATGCAGCGCCAGGGTCCATGTGCTGGTGGAAGTCGCCCGGGGCGAGGAGTTGGCGACCAAAACCCTGAACCCCAGACTGGGCATTGTCGGCGGGATTTCCATTCTCGGAACCCGGGGCACGGTCAAGGCCTTCAGCCATGCGGCGTGGAAGGAGACGATCATCCAGTGCCTGGACGTGGCCCTGGCCGAAGGCCTGGACACCGTGGCCCTGAGCACCGGGGGAAGGGGGCAGCGGTTTCTGGAGGCCGCACTGCCCCGGCTTCCCAAAACCGCCTTCATTCAGGCCGGGGATCATCCGGGATTCGCCATGCGCCAGGCGGCCCGACGCGGGATGCACAAGGTGATCTGGGGGGGCTTTTGGGGAAAGCTGGTTAAAATGGCTCAGGGTCGACCGCAAACCCATGCCCGGCTTTTTCCCGTGGATCTGCCCGGCTTGGCCAATCTGGCGGCGAGCGTTGGCGTGGAACCGGTTGTAACCGAGAAAATCGCCCGGGGTAATACGGCCAGAGAAGCCTTGGATATCCTGCGTGGGAGGGCTCACTTTGCCGCGATGACGCAGGAAGTCTTGGTCAAGGCACTTGGTCACTGCCGCATCTGGGGCCGTTCCTCGGTGGACGTGGAATTGATTTTATTGGACTATGACGGTCAGGTATTGCACAGGGCGGAACACAAGGCCTCCGTCTCGACGGAGAGCCGTCCGACTTCCGCCTGA
- the fliE gene encoding flagellar hook-basal body complex protein FliE translates to MSISPIAMKAYNQAAQMARPETIKPHEEVRSFTDTLKGSLAEVNNLRQESIGMIESFASGSNQNVHELMISMQKASLSMSMTSAVRNKIMEAYKEVLRMPF, encoded by the coding sequence ATGTCCATATCCCCCATCGCCATGAAGGCCTACAACCAGGCCGCGCAAATGGCGCGACCCGAAACCATCAAACCGCATGAAGAGGTCCGGTCGTTCACCGATACCTTGAAGGGGTCACTGGCCGAGGTGAACAACCTCCGTCAGGAGTCCATCGGGATGATCGAGTCCTTTGCCTCCGGCTCCAATCAGAACGTGCACGAGTTGATGATTTCCATGCAGAAAGCCAGCTTGTCCATGAGCATGACCTCCGCCGTGCGCAATAAGATCATGGAAGCTTACAAGGAAGTGCTGCGGATGCCGTTTTAG
- a CDS encoding tetratricopeptide repeat protein, whose protein sequence is MTSHLDYEINKELGECYLFMGELDKAEQYYEKAANSNGTHPDPYLGLATVAVQRGHLENALSLYRRASEIEASDKSLAGMALVEMETGALDSAFTHFSQALEYNPENLVALYGLVQAGHGLNRLEAILTPLDNFLELNPDKAEIRFTLAGILVKLAQVTKAREQLERALESDPSYDPAKELLMELAQ, encoded by the coding sequence ATGACCAGCCATCTCGACTACGAAATCAACAAGGAACTCGGGGAATGCTATCTGTTCATGGGAGAACTGGACAAAGCCGAGCAATATTACGAAAAGGCCGCCAACTCCAACGGAACCCATCCGGACCCCTACCTGGGCTTGGCCACGGTGGCGGTGCAGCGCGGACACCTGGAAAACGCCCTCAGCCTGTATCGTCGCGCCTCGGAAATCGAAGCCAGCGACAAGTCCCTGGCCGGAATGGCCCTGGTGGAAATGGAAACCGGCGCCCTGGACAGCGCTTTTACCCACTTCTCTCAAGCCCTGGAATATAATCCGGAAAATCTGGTGGCCCTCTACGGTCTCGTCCAGGCCGGCCACGGTCTGAACCGTCTGGAGGCGATCCTCACTCCCCTGGATAACTTCCTCGAACTCAACCCGGACAAGGCCGAAATCCGATTCACCCTGGCCGGCATCCTGGTCAAGCTGGCTCAGGTGACCAAGGCTCGTGAACAGCTGGAACGGGCTCTGGAAAGCGATCCTTCCTATGATCCGGCCAAGGAACTCCTGATGGAACTGGCCCAGTAG
- a CDS encoding cobyrinate/hydrogenobyrinate a,c-diamide synthase, with translation MTAYCDQVGQDNGSSGQVRGLVVAGTRSGCGKTLTTLGLAAAFREHGLRVQGFKVGPDFIDPTHLAAVSGRFVHNLDGWILSRDVILELFHLYAGDADVCLVEGVMGLFDGASGSEESGSTAQMAKWLGLPVVLVVDARSQGRSAAALVRGFRDFDPELRLAGVIFSQVGGPSHEALIREAMSTYLPDLPCLGFLPRRPDLVLPSRHLGLVMAADLDGSPAEKPSEDVPGGMSDGMVGAENQDREHPVFWDSQRREGLAAWAEQGLDLEWIQRISKRPVFTNPASAGQATDSALPPGSLPGAASGVTIGVARDPAFCFYYQENLRLLERAGARLVFFSPLADKRLPEDVAGLYLGGGYPELSSAVLAANRPMREAIRKAAQDGMPVYAECGGMMYLLSELEDVDGKRFPMVGLFPGRARMFSRFQALGYRKVELLAEGVLGPAGTMLRGHEFHYSGLEEISENAYDPAFRVEDRRGRASLAGFRRGNVVASYVHLHFGSHPPAAGAFTRACERYAANRNQRI, from the coding sequence GTGACGGCATATTGTGACCAGGTCGGTCAGGACAACGGATCGTCCGGCCAGGTCAGGGGGCTGGTCGTGGCCGGAACCCGCAGCGGCTGCGGAAAGACCCTGACCACACTGGGGCTGGCGGCCGCTTTCCGGGAACACGGACTGCGTGTCCAAGGATTCAAAGTCGGGCCGGACTTTATCGACCCCACGCATCTGGCCGCGGTCAGCGGCCGTTTCGTGCACAATCTGGATGGCTGGATACTGAGCCGGGACGTGATTCTGGAACTGTTTCATCTGTACGCTGGGGACGCGGATGTTTGCCTGGTGGAAGGGGTGATGGGGCTGTTCGACGGAGCGTCCGGCTCTGAGGAGAGCGGCTCCACGGCCCAGATGGCCAAATGGCTGGGCCTGCCCGTGGTTCTTGTGGTGGACGCCCGATCCCAGGGCCGCTCCGCCGCGGCTCTGGTGCGCGGCTTTCGGGACTTTGATCCGGAACTGCGACTGGCCGGGGTGATCTTTTCCCAGGTGGGCGGGCCAAGCCACGAAGCCCTGATCCGTGAAGCCATGTCCACGTACCTGCCGGATCTCCCATGCCTGGGTTTTTTGCCTCGTCGACCGGATTTGGTCCTTCCCTCCCGGCATCTCGGATTGGTCATGGCCGCGGATTTAGATGGATCTCCGGCTGAAAAGCCGTCCGAAGACGTGCCAGGGGGGATGTCAGATGGGATGGTGGGGGCGGAAAATCAGGATCGGGAACATCCCGTGTTCTGGGACTCCCAACGTCGGGAAGGCTTGGCCGCCTGGGCCGAGCAAGGGCTGGATTTGGAGTGGATTCAACGAATCAGCAAGCGGCCGGTTTTCACGAATCCCGCGTCAGCAGGCCAGGCGACCGATTCGGCGTTGCCACCTGGGAGCCTTCCCGGAGCGGCCTCCGGAGTGACCATCGGGGTGGCCAGAGACCCGGCCTTCTGTTTCTATTATCAGGAAAACTTGCGATTACTGGAACGGGCCGGGGCACGGCTCGTCTTTTTTTCTCCTCTTGCGGACAAACGGCTGCCGGAAGACGTGGCCGGATTGTACTTGGGAGGGGGCTACCCGGAACTCTCCTCGGCCGTTTTGGCCGCGAACCGTCCGATGCGCGAGGCGATCCGGAAGGCTGCCCAGGACGGGATGCCCGTTTATGCCGAATGCGGGGGCATGATGTACCTGCTATCCGAACTGGAGGACGTGGACGGGAAGCGCTTTCCCATGGTTGGCCTTTTTCCAGGCCGGGCCAGGATGTTTTCCCGGTTCCAGGCCCTGGGCTACAGAAAGGTGGAACTGCTGGCCGAGGGCGTTTTGGGGCCCGCGGGGACCATGCTGCGCGGCCATGAGTTTCATTATTCCGGACTGGAGGAGATTTCGGAAAACGCATACGATCCGGCCTTTCGGGTCGAGGATCGTAGGGGCCGGGCGAGCTTGGCCGGTTTCCGCCGCGGCAATGTGGTAGCCTCGTACGTTCACCTGCACTTTGGCTCCCATCCACCGGCCGCCGGCGCGTTTACGCGGGCCTGCGAGCGCTATGCGGCCAACCGCAATCAAAGGATTTGA
- a CDS encoding FliH/SctL family protein, translated as MSFSSPDGARSEGKIIIGPRSVGLSELTLAGGRQAAWSMEAEEEYLVRVRAKAQVMAKDILAQAMEEAKQIKIQARDEGFREGQAEGETQLKQVLEQAAGQCAAVISAIEEQGRAVWRTHRGDLVMLLHVMVEKAIAVELDVHRRESMANLLDQAVDMIDAKRKVIIAVNPQDRELIENLLRLRKSGEDHLPTWKVKDDSRIEPGGLILECDHGMVDNTVASRKAGLREILDQLTLEENS; from the coding sequence ATGTCCTTCTCTAGTCCTGATGGCGCCCGGTCCGAGGGGAAAATCATCATCGGTCCCCGCTCCGTGGGTTTGTCCGAATTGACTCTGGCCGGCGGGCGTCAAGCCGCCTGGAGCATGGAGGCCGAAGAGGAATACCTCGTCCGGGTCCGAGCCAAGGCCCAGGTGATGGCCAAGGATATCCTGGCCCAGGCCATGGAAGAGGCAAAGCAAATCAAGATTCAGGCCAGGGATGAGGGCTTTCGCGAGGGCCAGGCCGAGGGCGAGACCCAGTTGAAGCAAGTCCTGGAGCAGGCCGCCGGGCAGTGCGCCGCGGTGATCAGCGCCATTGAAGAGCAGGGCCGGGCCGTGTGGCGAACCCACCGCGGCGACCTGGTGATGCTCCTGCACGTCATGGTGGAAAAAGCCATTGCCGTGGAGCTGGACGTGCATCGCCGGGAGAGTATGGCCAATCTGCTGGACCAGGCCGTGGACATGATCGACGCCAAGCGCAAGGTGATCATTGCCGTTAATCCGCAAGATCGCGAATTGATTGAGAATTTGCTGAGGCTGAGGAAGTCGGGCGAGGATCATCTGCCCACCTGGAAAGTCAAGGATGATTCGCGAATCGAACCGGGCGGTCTGATCCTGGAGTGCGATCACGGGATGGTGGACAACACAGTTGCTTCGCGCAAGGCCGGTCTGCGTGAAATCCTGGACCAACTGACCCTGGAGGAAAACAGCTGA
- the flgC gene encoding flagellar basal body rod protein FlgC — protein sequence MDFMTALEIGASGLSAERTHLNIISMNLANVNTTRTPEGGPYRRKSVVFQATPLDSPFTKAMRSELEREVKGVKVSGVVTDQRPLRRVYDPGHPDADGQGYVSLPDINVVEEMANMMTALRTYEANAATISSAKTMFNKALELGR from the coding sequence ATGGACTTCATGACCGCCCTGGAGATCGGAGCGTCGGGCCTGAGCGCCGAACGGACGCACCTGAACATCATCTCCATGAACCTGGCCAACGTGAACACGACGCGGACCCCGGAAGGCGGTCCATATCGTCGCAAAAGCGTTGTCTTTCAGGCCACGCCTCTGGATTCCCCCTTTACCAAGGCCATGCGTTCCGAGCTGGAGCGGGAAGTCAAGGGTGTGAAGGTTTCCGGCGTTGTCACGGACCAGCGGCCCCTGAGACGGGTCTACGATCCCGGGCACCCGGACGCGGATGGGCAGGGCTACGTCAGCTTGCCGGATATCAACGTGGTCGAGGAGATGGCCAACATGATGACCGCGTTGCGGACCTACGAGGCCAATGCGGCCACGATTTCATCGGCCAAGACCATGTTCAACAAGGCCCTGGAGCTGGGCCGATAA
- the flgB gene encoding flagellar basal body rod protein FlgB — MKSLFGSHIHLQGKVLDMRLERQNVVAGNLANIKTPGYKARSLEFEDDLQRALGLDARGKMTRTSPDHMPAEFDARKFSADFIKDLKPRVVQGEDAVDLDKEMTTMAKNTLLYNTLITTLQKNFEGLKTVITEGGK, encoded by the coding sequence ATGAAAAGTCTGTTCGGATCCCATATTCATCTCCAGGGGAAAGTCCTGGACATGCGTCTGGAACGTCAAAATGTCGTCGCGGGGAATCTGGCAAACATCAAAACCCCTGGATACAAGGCCCGAAGTCTGGAGTTCGAGGATGATTTGCAGCGGGCCTTGGGATTGGACGCTCGGGGCAAGATGACCCGGACCAGCCCGGATCATATGCCGGCGGAGTTCGACGCTCGGAAATTTTCCGCGGATTTCATCAAGGATCTCAAGCCCAGGGTGGTGCAGGGCGAGGATGCCGTGGACCTGGACAAGGAAATGACCACCATGGCCAAGAACACGTTGCTCTACAACACGTTGATCACCACGCTGCAGAAGAATTTCGAAGGACTGAAAACCGTCATTACCGAGGGAGGCAAATAA
- a CDS encoding MOSC domain-containing protein has protein sequence MGKIIAVCTSAKKGQRKKNIDQGELVTEHGLQGDAHAGPWHRQVSLLAMESIQKMQAAGLKVGPGDFAENLTTEGIDLPSLPLGTKLRIGSQAVGEVTQIGKECHTRCAIFHQAGDCVMPKEGIFIRVLTGGPVRVGDVVEVES, from the coding sequence ATGGGAAAAATAATCGCGGTCTGTACCAGCGCCAAAAAGGGTCAGCGGAAAAAGAACATCGATCAGGGAGAACTCGTGACCGAGCATGGCCTGCAAGGCGACGCCCACGCCGGGCCCTGGCATCGCCAGGTCAGTCTGCTGGCCATGGAAAGCATCCAGAAAATGCAGGCCGCCGGCCTGAAAGTCGGCCCGGGAGACTTTGCGGAAAACTTGACCACCGAAGGCATCGACCTCCCCAGCCTGCCTCTGGGCACCAAGCTGCGCATCGGTTCGCAAGCCGTGGGTGAGGTCACCCAAATCGGCAAGGAATGTCACACCCGATGCGCCATTTTTCACCAAGCCGGAGATTGCGTGATGCCCAAAGAAGGCATTTTCATCCGGGTACTGACCGGAGGCCCCGTCCGAGTGGGGGACGTGGTGGAGGTGGAAAGCTGA
- a CDS encoding DUF721 domain-containing protein — MGKQHVVFIPRSFPMTYQARDILHDFWNRAERRLQWRLAEIWSSWSTVVGPEIADMAKPLGRNKTTLLLGVEDPMVMQEMHFHAPTILRAVNAALGEKVFDKVRLDLLGGRSSLVAVADAIGNALREGRKTASRFSPEIYAQAGVKLEGTNHPDKRFSAVPALERCYRKYVRSLEQVKSRTEDEPCAATTNRVDGRPE; from the coding sequence ATGGGTAAACAGCACGTGGTGTTTATTCCGCGGTCTTTTCCCATGACCTACCAGGCGCGCGACATCCTCCATGATTTTTGGAACAGGGCCGAGCGTCGGCTCCAATGGCGGCTTGCTGAAATATGGTCGTCCTGGTCCACGGTGGTCGGTCCCGAAATCGCGGATATGGCCAAACCCTTGGGTCGCAACAAGACCACACTGCTGCTGGGCGTCGAGGACCCCATGGTAATGCAGGAAATGCATTTCCACGCGCCGACGATTCTGCGAGCCGTCAATGCCGCCTTGGGAGAAAAAGTCTTTGACAAGGTCCGCCTTGATCTGCTAGGAGGCCGATCTTCCTTGGTCGCGGTCGCGGATGCAATTGGAAACGCTTTGCGGGAAGGAAGAAAGACCGCTTCGCGCTTTTCGCCGGAGATATATGCGCAAGCAGGCGTGAAGCTGGAAGGAACGAACCACCCGGATAAACGGTTTTCCGCCGTCCCAGCGCTTGAGCGTTGCTACCGGAAATATGTTCGATCGCTTGAACAGGTGAAATCGCGTACCGAAGACGAACCATGCGCGGCAACAACGAACCGGGTGGATGGCCGCCCCGAGTAA
- a CDS encoding IMP cyclohydrolase yields MQLLPIRQALLSVTDKTGLTEFATFLNQGGVQLISTGGTRKALLDAGLPVRAVSEVTGFPEILDGRVKTLHPHIHGPLLADKDNPEHLRTLTHRNLLPLDLICVNLYDFAKALAKDLDLRACVEQIDIGGPTMLRAAAKNFHSVLVIPGPEDYPRVMDELGSQHYHVSLALRRETAAKTFRLTSAYDAMIAGYLEKDFGEVAT; encoded by the coding sequence ATGCAATTATTGCCCATCAGACAGGCCCTGCTCAGCGTCACGGACAAAACCGGCTTGACGGAGTTCGCGACGTTTTTGAACCAGGGCGGGGTCCAGCTCATTTCCACCGGAGGGACGCGCAAGGCGCTCCTGGACGCCGGACTTCCAGTCCGTGCCGTCAGCGAGGTCACCGGGTTCCCGGAAATCCTCGACGGGCGGGTGAAGACCCTGCACCCGCACATCCATGGGCCGTTGCTGGCGGACAAGGACAATCCCGAACACCTCCGGACTCTGACCCACCGCAACCTGTTGCCCTTGGACCTGATCTGCGTCAATTTGTACGATTTCGCCAAAGCTTTGGCGAAAGATCTGGATCTGAGGGCTTGCGTCGAACAGATCGACATCGGCGGCCCGACCATGCTCCGCGCCGCGGCGAAAAACTTTCACAGCGTGCTGGTGATTCCCGGCCCGGAAGACTATCCCAGGGTCATGGACGAACTGGGCTCCCAGCACTACCACGTCAGCCTGGCCCTGCGCCGCGAAACCGCTGCCAAGACCTTCCGCCTGACCTCCGCCTATGACGCGATGATCGCGGGCTATCTGGAAAAAGACTTCGGAGAGGTCGCGACATAG